From one Triticum urartu cultivar G1812 chromosome 3, Tu2.1, whole genome shotgun sequence genomic stretch:
- the LOC125543799 gene encoding vacuolar-processing enzyme-like: MAMASFRPPPLALLLAACLSALVLAVAHARTPRLEPTIRLPSQRAAGQEDDDSVGTRWAVLIAGSNGYYNYRHQADICHAYQIMKKGGLKDENIIVFMYDDIAHNPENPRPGVIINHPQGGDVYAGVPKDYTGKEVNVKNFFAVLLGNKTAVSGGNGKVVDSGPNDHIFVFYSDHGGPGVLGMPTYPYLYGDDLVDVLKKKHAAGTYKSLVFYLEACESGSIFEGLLPNDIGVYATTASNAEESSWGTYCPGEYPSPPPEYDTCLGDLYSISWMEDSDVHNLRTESLKQQYNLVKKRTAAQDSYSYGSHVMQYGSLDLNAEHLFSYIGSNPANENTTFVEDNALPSFSRAVNQRDADLVYFWQKYRKLAESSPEKNDARKQLLEMMGHRSHIDNSIELIGNLLFGSAGGPMVLKAVRPAGEPLVDDWSCLKSTVRTFESQCGSLAQYGMKHMRSFANICNAGIVPEATAKVAAQACTSIPTNPWSATHKGFSA; encoded by the exons ATGGCGATGGCGTCCTTTCGCCCCCCTCCTCTCGCGCTCCTGCTCGCCGCGTGCCTCTCCGCGCTCGTGCTGGCCGTGGCGCACGCGCGGACCCCACGGCTGGAGCCCACCATCCGGCTGCCGTCGCAGCGCGCCGCCGGGCAGGAGGACGATGACTCCGTCGGGACCAGGTGGGCCGTCCTCATCGCCGGCTCCAACGGCTACTACAACTACCGCCACCAG GCGGATATCTGCCACGCCTACCAGATCATGAAGAAGGGTGGTCTCAAGGATGAGAACATCATCGTATTCATGTACGATGACATTGCGCACAACCCGGAGAACCCGAGGCCGGGCGTCATCATCAACCACCCCCAGGGTGGAGATGTCTATGCTGGGGTCCCTAAG GACTACACTGGAAAGGAGGTTAATGTCAAGAACTTCTTTGCTGTCCTGCTCGGCAATAAAACCGCTGTGAGTGGTGGGAACGGCAAAGTTGTGGACAGTGGCCCTAATGATCACATTTTTGTGTTTTACAGTGACCATGGGGGTCCTGGGGTCCTTG GGATGCCTACCTATCCATACCTTTACGGTGACGATCTTGTAGATGTCCTGAAGAAAAAGCACGCTGCTGGAACCTACAAAAGCCTG GTATTTTACCTTGAAGCCTGCGAATCTGGGAGCATCTTTGAGGGACTTCTGCCAAATGACATCGGTGTCTATGCGACCACCGCTTCGAATGCAGAGGAAAGCAGTTGGGGAACGTATTGCCCCGGCGAGTACCCGAGCCCTCCGCCGGAATATGACACTTGCTTGGGCGACCTGTACAGCATTTCTTGGATGGAAGACAG TGATGTCCACAACCTGAGAACTGAATCTCTCAAGCAGCAGTATAACCTG GTCAAGAAGAGAACGGCAGCTCAGGACTCATACAGCTATGGTTCCCATGTGATGCAATACGGTTCTTTGGACCTGAATGCTGAACATTTGTTCTCGTACATTGGGTCAAACCCTGCTAACGAGAACACTACATTTGTTGAAGATAACGCACTGCCATCATTCTCAAGAGCTGTTAATCAGAGGGATGCTGATCTTGTTTATTTCTGGCAGAAG TACCGGAAATTGGCTGAGAGCTCCCCTGAGAAAAACGATGCTCGGAAGCAATTGCTTGAAATGATGGGTCATAGATCTCATATTGACAACAGCATCGAGCTGATTGGAAACCTTCTGTTTGGTTCTGCGGGTGGTCCGATGGTTCTAAAGGCTGTTCGCCCAGCTGGTGAGCCTCTTGTTGATGACTGGAGTTGTCTCAAGTCTACG GTGCGCACTTTTGAATCACAATGTGGCTCACTGGCGCAGTATGGAATGAAGCACATGCGGTCCTTTGCAAACATCTGCAATGCTGGCATTGTTCCTGAAGCGACGGCAAAGGTTGCTGCTCAGGCATGCACGAGCATCCCAACCAACCCCTGGAGTGCCACACACAAGGGTTTTAGTGCTTAA